One Ranitomeya variabilis isolate aRanVar5 chromosome 5, aRanVar5.hap1, whole genome shotgun sequence DNA window includes the following coding sequences:
- the LOC143776737 gene encoding matrix metalloproteinase-21-like, which produces MEQVVSLKTVLILISAPCLLFIKGTGAEKLFHSRDHSDLELQNHPQAEAILSPEAAQQYLVKYGWVTPVNWEEQAFGDTPELDSAPQDVLQLISEGESAERDIFRSSTKTEISPAFSESLKKFQEANGLNGTGILDNPTKLAMNKPRCGVPDIKAPSKRKNATLSLLATNETHHDSSHTGNIRGKRNVLSQIVDHFRRKRDDREVEENENPMSISKRTLKWRLMGEGYSMQLTIEQQRGILNTAFRMWSEVIPLQFEEDLTGEDIDIRVGFGTGQHLGCSQAFDGVGQQFAHAWYLGDIHFDDDEHFVGPSSEQGISLLKVAVHEIGHALGLPHISRLGSVMQPNYTPQGKHFELDWEDRKTVQKKYGTCDGSFSTVFDWVRKERNSRGDVFYRFNTYFFKTGWYWMYENKSNRTRFGDPLPIKTGWKGVPENNIDAYVHVWTWNIDAQYFFKGTQVWRYDPENDMAYTEDWKKNKYPHLISDAFPGAPSPVDAAFFDKKDRLIYFFRGNNVTAFSIEKNKVNDNFPKRILDVFPAVDPSDHPGGYIDAIYYSYTYQTTYFIKDSYYWKMVKDQDRQVNSSLPINGLWPRKKINSKWYDICDVHPSVLFNGT; this is translated from the exons ATGGAGCAAGTTGTTAGCCTGAAAACTGTGTTGATCCTGATTTCTGCCCCCTGCCTCCTATTCATAAAGGGGACCGGAGCAGAAAAACTCTTCCACAGCAGGGACCATTCTGACCTTGAGTTACAAAATCACCCACAAGCGGAAGCAATTCTGAGCCCGGAGGCTGCGCAG CAATACCTCGTGAAATATGGATGGGTGACACCGGTAAATTGGGAGGAGCAAGCATTTGGAGACACTCCTGAACTTGACTCAGCCCCACAAGATGTTTTGCAGCTCATATCAGAAGGGGAATCAGCAGAACGGGATATTTTCAGGTCTTCTACTAAGACTGAAATCAGTCCGGCTTTTTCAGAGTCTTTGAAAAAATTTCAAGAGGCCAATGGACTGAATGGGACTGGAATCCTGGACAACCCAACTAAACTGGCCATGAACAAGCCCCGCTGCGGAGTTCCCGATATAAAAGCACCATCGAAACGTAAAAACGCAACCTTGAGTCTCTTGGCTACGAATGAAACTCATCATGATTCCTCACACACAGGAAACATTCGAGGGAAAAGAAATGTTTTATCCCAAATAGTCGACCACTTTAGAAGAAAACGGGATGATAGAGAAGTGGAGGAAAATGAAAATCCGATGAGTATTTCCAAGAGAACGTTGAAGTGGAGACTCATGGGGGAAGGATACAGCATGCAACTGACTATCGAACAACAGAGAGGAATACTCAACACTGCTTTCCGCATGTGGAGTGAGGTGATCCCACTGCAGTTCGAAGAGGACCTCACTGGAGAAGACATAGACATTAGAGTTGGCTTCGGCACAG gacagCACCTTGGTTGCTCCCAAGCTTTCGATGGTGTCGGACAGCAGTTTGCCCACGCCTGGTATCTGGGAGACATTCATTTTGATGATGATGAACATTTTGTTGGGCCAAGCAGCGAGCAAGGAATCAGCCTTTTAAAG GTTGCAGTTCATGAAATTGGACATGCTCTTGGTCTACCCCATATCAGTCGCTTAGGATCAGTCATGCAGCCAAACTATACTCCTCAGGGGAAGCACTTTGAGCTAGACTGGGAAGACAGAAAAACTGTTCAGAAAAAATATG GGACCTGCGATGGAAGCTTTAGCACCGTCTTCGATTGGGTGAGGAAAGAACGGAATTCAAGAGGGGACGTTTTCTACAGATTCAACACCTACTTCTTTAAGACCGGCTGGTACTGGATGTACGAAAACAAGAGTAACAGAACTAGGTTTGGAGACCCTCTTCCCATCAAGACAGGCTGGAAAGGTGTCCCGGAAAACAACATTGACGCTTACGTTCACGTCTGGACTTGGAATATCGATGCACAATATTTTTTTAAAG GTACACAAGTTTGGCGTTATGACCCCGAGAACGATATGGCGTATACTGAAGACTGGAAAAAAAACAAGTATCCTCATCTCATTTCGGACGCCTTTCCAGGAGCCCCAAGTCCTGTGGACGCAGCTTTTTTTGACAAGAAGGACCGTCTTATCTACTTCTTCAGAGGAAACAAT GTAACGGCCTTTAGCATCGAGAAGAACAAGGTGAACGATAACTTCCCGAAGCGAATACTGGATGTCTTCCCAGCGGTGGACCCCTCGGACCATCCAGGTGGATACATCGATGCCATCTACTACTCCTACACCTACCAAACCACCTACTTCATCAAAGACAGTTACTACTGGAAAATGGTAAAAGATCAGGACCGACAAGTCAACTCGTCACTGCCGATCAACGGACTATGGCCCCGGAAGAAGATCAACTCCAAGTGGTACGACATCTGTGACGTCCACCCGTCTGTTCTCTTCAATGGGACCTAG